DNA from Gramella sp. MAR_2010_147:
AGTGTAACCTATAGCCTGAGTGGTGATGATGCTGATGACTTTACCATCAACGCCAGTACCGGGGTGGTAAGCATGGTCGCCAGAGATTTTGAGTCTCCGGTGGATGCCGATACCGATAATGTATATGAAGTAACCATTACCGCGACCGATTCTGACGGGAATAAAGATTCTGAATCCTGGAGCGTAAGTGTGACCGATCAGACGGAAGCAGCTGATTTTACTATCGATGCTATTGCGGATGCTACCGTAAATGAGAACAGTGCCTATACCGGGCCTGCTCCGAGTTTATCAGGTGATGCTCCTGTTGGAAGTGTGACCTATACCATCACCGGGGCTGATGCTGCCCTGTTCGAGGTCAATGAAGATACCGGGGTGGTCACTATGACCGAAAAGGATTTTGAGAACCCGGCCGATGCCAATTCCGATAATGTATATGAAGTAACCCTGGTAGCTACCGATAGTGACGGGAATACCGATGCTGAAGCATGGAGTGTCACGGTTGAAAATGTTGCTGAAGCAGTAAGCTTTAGCATTGATCCGATTGCAGATGCCAGTATAGCAGAGAACAGCGCTTATACCAGTGAGACCCCATCCATTACCGGAGGTCCTATTGGAAGTGTAACCTATAGTCTGAGTGGTGATGATGCTGATGACTTTACCATCAACGCCAGTACCGGGGTGGTAAGTATGATCGCCAGAGATTTTGAAGCTCCGGTGGATGCCGATACCGATAATGTCTATGAAGTAACCATTACCGCGACCGATAGTGACGGAAATAAAGATTCTGAATCATGGAGTGTAAGTGTCACCGATCAGACGGAAGCAGCTGATTTTACCATCGATGCTATTGGAGATGCTACCGTAAATGAGAACAGTGCCTATACCGGGCCTGCTCCGAGTTTATCAGGTGATGCTCCTGTTGGAAGTGTGACCTATACCATCACCGGGGCTGATGCTGCCCTGTTCGAGGTCAATGAAGATACCGGGGTGGTCACTATGACCGAAAAGGATTTTGAGAACCCCGCCGATGCCAATTCCGATAATGTATATGAAGTAACCCTGGTAGCTACCGATAGTGACGGGAATACCGATGCTGAAGCATGGAGTGTCACGGTTGAAAATGTTGCTGAAGCAGTAAGCTTTAGCATTGATCCGATTGCAGATGCCAGTATAGCAGAGAACAGCGCTTATACCAGTGAGACCCCATCCATTACCGGAGGTCCGATTGGAAGTGTAACCTATAGCCTGAGTGGTGATGATGCTGATGACTTTACCATCAACGCCAGTACCGGGGTGGTAAGTATGATCGCCAGAGATTTTGAAGCTCCGGTGGATGCTGATACCGATAATGTATATGAAGTAACCATTACCGCGACCGATTCTGATGGAAATACTGATTCTGAATCATGGAGTGTAAGTGTCACCGATCAGACGGAAGCAGCTGACTTTACCATCGATGCTATTGGAGATGCTACCGTAAATGAGAACAGCGCCTATACCGGGCCTACTCCGAGTTTATCAGGTGATGCTCCTGTTGGAAGTGTGACCTATACCATCACCGGGGCTGATGCTGCCCTGTTCGAGGTCAATGAAGATACCGGGGTGGTCACTATGACCGAAAAGGATTTTGAGAACCCCGCCGATGCCAATTCCGATAATGTATATGAAGTAACCCTGGTAGCGACCGATAGTGACGGGAATACCGATGCTGAATCATGGAGTGTCACGGTTGAAAATATAGCTGAAGCGGTAAGCTTTAGCATTGATCCGATTGCCGATGCTACCGTAAATGAGAACAGCGCTTATACCAGTGAGACCCCATCCATTACCGGAGGTCCGATTGGAACTGTAACCTATAGCCTGAGTGGTGATGATGCTGATGACTTTACCATCAACGCCAGTACCGGGGTGGTAAGTATGATCGCCAGAGATTTTGAAGCTCCGGTGGATGCTGATACCGATAATGTATATGAAGTAACCATTACCGCGGCCGATTCTGATGGAAATACTGATTCTGAATCATGGAGTGTAAGTGTCACCGATCAGACGGAAGCAGCTGACTTTACTATCGATGCTATTGGAGATGCTACCGTAAATGAGAACAGCGCCTATACCGGGCCTACTCCGAGTTTATCAGGTGATGCTCCTGTTGGAAGTGTGACCTATACCATCACCGGGGCTGATGCTGCCCTGTTCGAGGTCAATGAAGATACCGGCGTGGTCACTATGACCGAAAAGGATTTTGAGAACCCCGCCGATGCCAATTCCGATAATGTATATGAAATAACCCTGGTAGCTACCGATAGTGACGGGAATACCGATGCTGAAGCATGGAGTGTCACGGTTGAAAATGTTGCTGAAGCAGTAAGCTTTAGCATTGATCCGATTGCAGATGCCAGTATAGCAGAGAACAGCGCTTATACCAGTGAGACCCCATCCATTACCGGAGGTCCTATTGGAAGTGTAACCTATAGCCTGAGTGGTGATGATGCTGATGACTTTACCATCAACGCCAGTACCGGGGTGGTAAGCATGGTCGCCAGAGATTTTGAGTCTCCGGTGGATGCCGATACCGATAATGTATATGAAGTAACCATTACCGCGACCGATTCTGACGGGAATAAAGATTCTGAATCCTGGAGCGTAAGTGTGACCGATCAGACGGAAGCAGCTGATTTTACTATCGATGCTATTGCGGATGCTACCGTAAATGAGAACAGTGCCTATACCGGGCCTGCTCCGAGTTTATCAGGTGATGCTCCTGTTGGAAGTGTGACCTATACCATCACCGGGGCTGATGCTGCCCTGTTCGAGGTCAATGAAGATACCGGGGTGGTCACTATGACCGAAAAGGATTTTGAGAACCCGGCCGATGCCAATTCCGATAATGTATATGAAGTAACCCTGGTAGCTACCGATAGTGACGGGAATACCGATGCTGAAGCATGGAGTGTCACGGTTGAAAATGTTGCTGAAGCAGTAAGCTTTAGCATTGATCCGATTGCAGATGCCAGTATAGCAGAGAACAGCGCTTATACCAGTGAGACCCCATCCATTACCGGAGGTCCTATTGGAAGTGTAACCTATAGTCTGAGTGGTGATGATGCTGATGACTTTACCATCAACGCCAGTACCGGGGTGGTAAGTATGATCGCCAGAGATTTTGAAGCTCCGGTGGATGCCGATACCGATAATGTCTATGAAGTAACCATTACCGCGACCGATAGTGACGGAAATAAAGATTCTGAATCATGGAGTGTAAGTGTCACCGATCAGACGGAAGCAGCTGATTTTACCATCGATGCTATTGGAGATGCTACCGTAAATGAGAACAGTGCCTATACCGGGCCTGCTCCGAGTTTATCAGGTGATGCTCCTGTTGGAAGTGTGACCTATACCATCACCGGGGCTGATGCTGCCCTGTTCGAGGTCAATGAAGATACCGGCGTGGTCACTATGACCGAAAAGGATTTTGAGAACCCCGCCGATGCCAATTCCGATAATGTATATGAAGTAACCCTGGTAGCGACCGATAGTGACGGGAATACCGATGCTGAATCATGGAGTGTCACGGTTGAAAATATAGCTGAAGCGGTAAGCTTTAGCATTGATCCGATTGCCGATGCTACCGTAAATGAGAACAGCGCTTATACCAGTGAGACCCCATCCATTACCGGAGGTCCTATTGGAAGTGTAACCTATAGCCTGAGTGGTGATGATGCTGATGACTTTACCATCAACGCCAGTACCGGGGTGGTAAGTATGATCGCCAGAGATTTTGAGTCTCCGGTGGATGCCGATACCGATAATGTATATGAAGTAACCATTACCGCGACCGATTCTGACGGGAATAAAGATTCTGAATCCTGGAGCGTAAGTGTGACCGATCAGACGGAAGCAGCTGATTTTACTATCGATGCTATTGCGGATGCTACCGTAAATGAGAACAGTGCCTATACCGGGCCTGCTCCGAGTTTATCAGGTGATGCTCCTGTTGGAAGTGTGACCTATACCATCACCGGGGCTGATGCTGCCCTGTTCGAGGTCAATGAAGATACCGGGGTGGTCACTATGACCGAAAAGGATTTTGAGAACCCGGCCGATGCCAATTCCGATAATGTATATGAAGTAACCCTGGTAGCTACCGATAGTGACGGGAATACCGATGCTGAAGCATGGAGTGTCACGGTTGAAAATGTTGCTGAAGCAGTAAGCTTTAGCATTGATCCGATTGCAGATGCCAGTATAGCAGAGAACAGCGCTTATACCAGTGAGACCCCATCCATTACCGGAGGTCCGATTGGAAGTGTAACCTATAGCCTGAGTGGTGATGATGCTGATGACTTTACCATCAACGCCAGTACCGGGGTGGTAAGTATGATCGCCAGAGATTTTGAAGCTCCGGTGGATGCTGATACCGATAATGTATATGAAGTAACCATTACCGCGACCGATTCTGATGGAAATACTGATTCTGAATCATGGAGTGTAAGTGTCACCGATCAGACGGAAGCAGCTGACTTTACCATCGATGCTATTGGAGATGCTACCGTAAATGAGAACAGCGCCTATACCGGGCCTACTCCGAGTTTATCAGGTGATGCTCCTGTTGGAAGTGTGACCTATACCATCACCGGGGCTGATGCTGCCCTGTTCGAGGTCAATGAAGATACCGGGGTGGTCACTATGACCGAAAAGGATTTTGAGAACCCCGCCGATGCCAATTCCGATAATGTATATGAAGTAACCCTGGTAGCGACCGATAGTGACGGGAATACCGATGCTGAATCATGGAGTGTCACGGTTGAAAATGTTGCTGAAGCAGTAAGCTTTAGCATTGATCCGATTGCAGATGCCAGTATAGCAGAGAACAGCGCTTATACCAGTGAGACCCCATCCATTACCGGAGGTCCGATTGGAAGTGTAACCTATAGCCTGAGTGGTGATGATGCTGATGACTTTACCATCAACGCCAGTACCGGGGTGGTAAGTATGATCGCCAGAGATTTTGAAGCTCCGGTGGATGCTGATACCGATAATGTATATGAAGTAACCATTACCGCGACCGATTCTGACGGGAATAAAGATTCTGAATCCTGGAGCGTAAGTGTGACCGATCAGACGGAAGCAGCTGATTTTACTATCGATGCTATTGCGGATGCTACCGTAAATGAGAACAGTGCCTATACCGGGCCTGCTCCGAGTTTATCAGGTGATGCTCCTGTTGGAAGTGTGACCTATACCATCACCGGGGCTGATGCTGCCCTGTTCGAGGTCAATGAAGATACCGGGGTGGTCACTATGACCGAAAAGGATTTTGAGAACCCGGCCGATGCCAATTCCGATAATGTATATGAAGTAACCCTGGTAGCTACCGATAGTGACGGGAATACCGATGCTGAAGCATGGAGTGTCACGGTTGAAAATGTTGCTGAAGCAGTAAGCTTTAGCATTGATCCGATTGCAGATGCCAGTATAGCAGAGAACAGCGCTTATACCAGTGAGACCCCATCCATTACCGGAGGTCCGATTGGAAGTGTAACCTATAGCCTGAGTGGTGATGATGCTGATGACTTTACCATCAACGCCAGTACCGGGGTGGTAAGTATGATCGCCAGAGATTTTGAAGCTCCGGTGGATGCTGATACCGATAATGTATATGAAGTAACCATTACCGCGACCGATTCTGATGGAAATACTGATTCTGAATCATGGAGTGTAAGTGTCACCGATCAGACGGAAGCAGCTGACTTTACCATCGATGCTATTGGAGATGCTACCGTAAATGAGAACAGCGCCTATACCGGGCCTACTCCGAGTTTATCAGGTGATGCTCCTGTTGGAAGTGTGACCTATACCATCACCGGGGCTGATGCTGCCCTGTTCGAGGTCAATGAAGATACCGGGGTGGTCACTATGACCGAAAAGGATTTTGAGAACCCCGCCGATGCCAATTCCGATAATGTATATGAAGTAACCCTGGTAGCGACCGATAGTGACGGGAATACCGATGCTGAATCATGGAGTGTCACGGTTGAAAATGTTGCTGAAGCAGTAAGCTTTAGCATTGATCCGATTGCCGATGCTACCGTAAATGAGAACAGCGCTTATACCAGTGAGACCCCATCCATTACCGGAGGTCCGATTGGAACTGTAACCTATAGCCTGAGTGGTGATGATGCTGATGACTTTACCATCAACGCCAGTACCGGGGTGGTAAGTATGATCGCCAGAGATTTTGAAGCTCCGGTGGATGCTGATACCGATAATGTATATGAAGTAACCATTACCGCGGCCGATTCTGATGGAAATACTGATTCTGAATCATGGAGTGTAAGTGTCACCGATCAGACGGAAGCAGCTGACTTTACTATCGATGCTATTGGAGATGCTACCGTAAATGAGAACAGCGCCTATACCGGGCCTACTCCGAGTTTATCAGGTGATGCTCCTGTTGGAAGTGTGACCTATACCATCACCGGGGCTGATGCTGCCCTGTTCGAGGTCAATGAAGATACCGGCGTGGTCACTATGACCGAAAAGGATTTTGAGAACCCCGCCGATGCCAATTCCGATAATGTATATGAAATAACCCTGGTAGCTACCGATAGTGACGGGAATACCGATGCTGAAGCATGGAGTGTGAGTGTAGAGAACTTTGACGAACCTACTACAATAAATGATGACAATCCTTCAACAAATGAGGATACTGCGGTTGATATCACTGTACTCGCCAATGATACCGATGTGGATGATAAATCCCCGGTAACCAGCGTGACTCAGCCAACTAATGGCGTAGTAAGCATCAATGATGATGGCACAGTGAAATATACTCCTGAAGAAAACTTCAACGGTATAGATTCTTTCACGTACACCAATTCAGAAGGCAACACCGGAACGGTGACTATAACAGTAAACTCTATAGACGATGAAGCGATCTATACCATCGCTGATGCTAAGCCGATCAATGAATATGACAATGAGGATGTACTGGCAACGGTTTCTGATGCTGATGGAGACATTGTAAATGCAGTACTGACCGACGGCTCTCTTCCGGCAGGTGTTACTTTAAACGCTGATGGAAGCCTTTCAGTTGAAAATGCTGATCTATTAGAGGCCGGTGATTATAGTTTCGAGATCACTACTACCGATGAGAATGGTGGAATTACTGTTCAGACTATTGTGTTGAGTTTCGGAGCCGATTCTGATTCCGAAGCGATCTATACCATCGCTGATGCTAAGCCGATCAACGAATATGACAATGAAGATATACTAGCAACGGTGTCTGATGCTGATGGAGACATTGTAAATGCAGTACTGACCGACGGCTCTCTTCCGGCAGGTGTTACTTTAAACGCTGATGGAAGCCTTTCAGTTGAAAATGCTGATCTATTAGAGGCCGGTGATTATAGTTTCGAGATCACTACTACCGATGAGAATGGTGGAATTACTGTTCAGACTATTGTGTTGAGTTTCGGAGCCGATTCTGATTCCGAAGCGATCTATACCATCGCTGATGCTAAGCCGATCAACGAATATGACAATGAAGATATACTAGCAACGGTGTCTGATGCTGATGGAGACATTGTAAATGCAGTACTGACCGACGGCTCTCTTCCGGCAGGTGTTACTTTAAACGCTGATGGAAGCCTTTCAGTTGAAAATGCTGATCTATTAGAGGCCGGTGATTATAGTTTCGAGATCACTACTACCGATGAGAATGGTGGAATTACTGTTCAGACGATCGTGTTGAGTTTTGGAGCCGATTCTGATTCCGAAGCGATCTATACCATCGCTGATGCTAAGCCGAGCAATGAATATGATAATGAAGATATACTGGCGACGGTGTCTGATGCTGATGGAGATATTGTAAATGCAGCACTGACCGACGGATCTCTTCCGGCAGGTGTTACTTTAAATGCTGATGGAAGTCTTTCAGTTGAAAACGCTGATCTGTTAGAAGCCGGTGATTATAGTTTCGAAATCACTACTACTGATGAGAATGGTGGAATTACTGTTCAGACGATCGTATTGAGTTTCGGAGCAGATTCTGATTCCGAAGCGATCTATAACATCGCTGATGCTAAGCCGATCAATGAATACGACAATGAGGATATACTGGCAACGGTGTCGGATGCTGATGGAGACATTGTAAATGCAGCACTGACCGACGGTTCTCTTCCGGCAGGTGTTACTTTAAATGCTGATGGAAGTCTTTCAGTTGAAAATGCCGATCTATTAGAAGCCGGTGATTATAGTTTTGAGATCACCACAACCGATGAGAATGGTGGAATTACTGTTCAGACCATTGTCTTGAGTTTCGGAGCAGATTCTGATTCCGAAGCAATTTATACCATCGCTGATGCTAAGCCGATCAATGAATACGAAAATAATGAGGTACTCGCAACAGTTTCTGATGCTGATGGTGATATTGTAAATGCTGAAGTAACAAATGGTAATCTTCCTCCGGGTGTGATTCTGAATGAAGATGGAAGTCTTTCAGTTGAAAATGCTAACCTATTGGAAGCCGGAGATTATAGTTTCGAGATCACTACTACTGATGAGAATGGTGGAATTACTGTTCAGACGATCGTGTTGAGTTTTGGAGCCGATTTAGACCTGGATAATGACGGTTTGTTTAACGAGGAAGAAATAGCTTTAGGAACAGATCCGGAAAATGCAGATTCTGATAATGATGGTTTAACCGACGGAGAAGAGGTGCTTGTAATTGATGATGACTCAACCGAATTAGTACCTGAAAATGTTAGTGATCCTCTAAACATCTGTGATCCATTGCAAACTTCTGCTACCTGCGATCCTGATAATGACGGACTGATCAATGAAGAAGAGGCTTCAGCAGGAACCGACCCTAATGATGCAGATACAGATAATGACGGACTGAACGATGGTGAAGAAGTGAACGGAATCGATGATCCTTCAACAGAAACAATTGCAACCGGAGTAAGTGATCCGTTGAACATTTGTGATCCAAATCCAGTTTCTACCGACTGCCTTGAAGATGGACCCGAAATTATTCAGAAACTATCTCCGAACGGTGACGGTACTAATGATTTCTTTATGATAGAAGGCCTGGAGTTATATGAAGAGAATACCCTGGAAATTTTCAATAGATGGGGTGTACTTATATATGAGGCTAAGGCTTATGGAGAAAACGGAAATCTTTTTGGAGGGATCTCAGAAGGAAGATTAACCGTTAGAAAAGGGGAAGAACTCCCTGCAGGAACTTATTTCTATGTATTGAGATATAAAGACGGAGAATGGAAATCTAAATCTGGTTACTTATACCTCACACGTTAAAAACCTACTATGAAAAGATATATATTTTTATTACTAAGTATTATAAGCCTGGGGGGATATGCTCAGCAGGACGCGCAGTACACCCAATATATGTACAATACAGCCTTGTTCAATCCGGCCTATGTAGGATCGGAGGATTTTCTCAAAATATCGGGAGTATATAGGTCTCAATGGGTAGGCCTGGATGGCGCTCCCGAAACCTTATCTTTCAGTATCAATGATCGCATCGGAAAAAAAGTTGGATTGGGAGGTTCTGTTATTTCAGATAAAATAGGACCTAGTAGTGAAACTATCATTAACGCCGATTTTTCTTATACCCTTGATTTTGAAAACACAGCACTGGCCTTTGGTTTGAAAGCCAGTGCAAATTTACTTAATGTGGATTTCACTCAGCTCTCAGGACCCGATGACCCCGATTTTAATCAGAATATCGATAATAGATTTACTCCAAACATAGGAGCTGGTGTCTATTATTACAGTAATAAGTTCTATGTAGGTTTCTCGGTACCACAATTGCTGGAGACGGAGCATTATAAGAACAATGAGAATTCTGATACTTTTCTGGCAAAAGAACGTTTTCACACCTATTTTATGGGAGGATATGTTTTTGACCTGAACCCTGGGCTTAAATTAAAACCAGCCTATTTATTGAAAGTAACAGATGGTGCTCCCCTACAGGTAGATATTTCTGCCAACTTATTGTTTTCTGAGAAGTTCACCCTGGGGGCTTCTTATAGATTGAATTCAGCAGTGAGTGCACTGGCAGGTTTTCAAATATTCGATTCGGTTTTTATTGGATATTCATATGATGCCGATACCACCAGATTAAGAACGTATAATGACGGTTCTC
Protein-coding regions in this window:
- a CDS encoding type IX secretion system membrane protein PorP/SprF; this encodes MKRYIFLLLSIISLGGYAQQDAQYTQYMYNTALFNPAYVGSEDFLKISGVYRSQWVGLDGAPETLSFSINDRIGKKVGLGGSVISDKIGPSSETIINADFSYTLDFENTALAFGLKASANLLNVDFTQLSGPDDPDFNQNIDNRFTPNIGAGVYYYSNKFYVGFSVPQLLETEHYKNNENSDTFLAKERFHTYFMGGYVFDLNPGLKLKPAYLLKVTDGAPLQVDISANLLFSEKFTLGASYRLNSAVSALAGFQIFDSVFIGYSYDADTTRLRTYNDGSHEIVLRFDIRDAMKYVSSPRFF